Proteins encoded together in one Deinococcus irradiatisoli window:
- a CDS encoding aldose 1-epimerase, which translates to MSLITLKNECWTLELLPQWGASILNLRAASGRPVLRTVKPEQVKSSSNTAAFALMPYSNRIRRARFEFGGRTVQLRPAPGSANVQHGDVRNRPWTVEEVGETYLHAVFDSRTFSDINWPWPFTARLEYRLHGPHLDIALTLDNAGTEVMPAGIGLHPYFERLQDGQEPTLEFSVGGWYATDDEHLPLGGPQPVPAALDFSAARPVGSEQIDAVFASWDGTARLSWPSRGLTLTADNVYSHLVLFTAPDGSLALEPVSHATDAFNLAARGVAGTDMKTLAPGQSLAGAVRLSLDGKW; encoded by the coding sequence ATGTCCCTGATTACCCTCAAAAACGAGTGCTGGACGCTGGAACTCCTGCCCCAGTGGGGCGCCAGCATCCTCAACCTCCGGGCCGCCTCTGGCCGTCCGGTGCTGCGAACGGTGAAGCCTGAGCAGGTCAAGTCGAGCAGCAACACCGCCGCCTTCGCGCTGATGCCGTACAGCAACCGCATCCGCCGCGCCCGCTTCGAGTTCGGGGGGCGCACGGTGCAGCTGCGCCCGGCGCCCGGCAGCGCCAACGTGCAGCACGGCGACGTGCGCAACCGCCCCTGGACCGTCGAGGAGGTGGGGGAGACGTACCTCCATGCCGTCTTCGACAGCCGCACCTTTAGCGACATCAACTGGCCCTGGCCGTTCACTGCCCGGCTGGAGTATCGCCTGCACGGGCCGCACCTGGACATCGCCCTGACCCTGGACAACGCGGGCACCGAAGTGATGCCCGCCGGCATCGGCCTGCACCCCTACTTTGAGCGCCTCCAGGACGGTCAGGAACCGACCCTAGAGTTCTCGGTGGGCGGCTGGTACGCCACTGACGACGAGCATCTGCCGCTGGGCGGGCCGCAGCCGGTGCCGGCCGCGCTCGACTTCAGCGCGGCCCGGCCTGTCGGGTCTGAGCAGATTGACGCGGTGTTCGCTTCCTGGGACGGCACGGCGCGCCTGAGCTGGCCTTCACGCGGCCTGACCCTCACCGCCGACAACGTCTACTCGCATCTGGTGCTGTTCACCGCCCCGGACGGCTCGCTGGCCCTCGAGCCGGTGTCCCACGCCACCGACGCCTTCAATCTGGCGGCGCGGGGGGTCGCCGGCACCGACATGAAAACGCTCGCGCCGGGGCAGTCGCTGGCCGGCGCGGTGAGACTGAGCCTCGACGGAAAGTGGTAG
- the rlmB gene encoding 23S rRNA (guanosine(2251)-2'-O)-methyltransferase RlmB translates to MLLYGRNPVLEALQGGRVSELLVAKGVEESFVRELKTFDVRLKFAPRIELDQLAGTTQHQGVLAEVEDLEWATVDDILDRAESKGEQLLMVLLDGVTDPRNFGAIIRSAEVLGAHGVVVEERRSAPLSAVVAKAAAGATSYLPVAQTKNLPRLIDQLKQDNVWIYGAAGEAATDLHRLDYDRKLALVIGAEGEGMRRLVREKCDELVSIAVKGQVQSLNAGVAAGILIHHAVSSRPQKKGS, encoded by the coding sequence ATGTTGCTGTATGGCCGGAATCCCGTGCTCGAAGCCCTGCAAGGCGGCCGCGTGTCCGAACTGCTGGTCGCCAAGGGCGTCGAGGAAAGTTTCGTGCGCGAACTCAAGACCTTCGACGTGCGACTCAAATTCGCTCCCCGCATCGAACTCGATCAACTGGCCGGCACCACCCAGCACCAGGGCGTGCTGGCCGAGGTGGAAGACCTGGAATGGGCCACGGTGGACGACATCCTCGACCGGGCCGAGAGCAAAGGCGAGCAGCTTCTTATGGTGCTGCTCGACGGCGTTACCGATCCGCGCAACTTCGGCGCGATCATCCGCAGCGCCGAGGTGCTGGGCGCGCACGGCGTGGTGGTCGAGGAACGCCGCAGCGCGCCGCTCTCGGCGGTGGTCGCCAAGGCCGCCGCCGGGGCCACCAGTTACCTGCCGGTGGCGCAGACCAAGAACCTGCCCCGGCTGATCGACCAGCTCAAGCAGGACAACGTCTGGATTTACGGCGCGGCGGGCGAGGCCGCCACCGACCTGCACCGCCTCGACTACGACCGCAAGCTGGCGCTGGTGATCGGGGCCGAGGGCGAGGGCATGCGCCGGCTGGTGCGCGAGAAGTGCGACGAACTGGTCAGCATCGCGGTGAAAGGGCAGGTGCAGAGCCTCAACGCCGGGGTGGCGGCGGGCATCCTGATTCACCACGCCGTGAGCAGCCGCCCGCAGAAAAAAGGCAGCTGA
- a CDS encoding DNA-3-methyladenine glycosylase, protein MPSSYRPAHFDADPVRRARELLGSELRRTLPDGRVLSGRVVETEAYDCPRDPSCTAGRFHAVKSQELAAAPGHFVFWVAYGHPLLQITCRAEGVAASVLIRALEPLEGLDAMLEHRPVVSERNLTSGPAKLVQALAIAPEVFRGRPVNGAGLCLLPGPALPDEQVSVTARVGIAAGRNLPWRFYETGSPWISGGVPSMLL, encoded by the coding sequence ATGCCTTCTTCCTACCGCCCCGCCCACTTCGACGCCGACCCGGTGCGCCGCGCCCGCGAGCTGCTGGGTTCGGAGCTGCGCCGTACCCTCCCGGACGGCCGGGTGCTGTCGGGCCGGGTGGTGGAAACCGAGGCCTACGACTGCCCCCGCGATCCGAGCTGCACGGCCGGCCGGTTCCACGCCGTCAAGAGCCAGGAACTCGCCGCTGCGCCGGGGCACTTCGTGTTCTGGGTGGCCTACGGGCATCCGCTGCTGCAAATCACCTGCCGCGCCGAGGGCGTCGCCGCCAGCGTGCTGATCCGGGCGCTGGAACCGCTGGAAGGGCTGGACGCCATGCTGGAACACCGCCCGGTGGTCAGTGAGCGCAACCTCACGAGCGGCCCGGCCAAGCTGGTGCAGGCGCTCGCCATCGCGCCGGAGGTGTTCCGGGGCCGGCCCGTTAACGGCGCGGGCCTGTGCCTCCTCCCCGGCCCGGCGCTGCCGGACGAACAGGTCAGCGTTACGGCGCGGGTGGGCATCGCGGCGGGGCGCAACCTGCCGTGGCGCTTTTACGAAACCGGCAGCCCCTGGATTTCCGGCGGCGTGCCGAGCATGCTCCTCTAG
- a CDS encoding ABC-F family ATP-binding cassette domain-containing protein, translating into MLLALEDVQKDYGAQPVLSSVSLQINPGDRIGLVGRNGAGKSTLLRLLLGSEQPDAGTVRIFPGVRVGSLTQDPSFPPGSTVGSVMEAAFHELDALEAELEQAAAAMHHGTAESIEHHAELLEHYARRGGFERRARKDAVTLAFGFRGREHDDTARLSGGERTRLGLAALLVENPDVLLLDEPTNHLDIVMVEWLEGFLSRYPGAVLVISHDRAFLDAATNETAHLWRGEVKVYPGGYTTFRTALDEELERQSARAEQDARKIAALAASTARMKIWGLGMSKLARRASSMETRLERLKKGATAPPPKAERTARILFHAPESGDIVLDARHLTKRLAGRTLFENVQVQIRRGERVALIGRNGAGKTTLLRMLLGLSPSDDPRGESRTGARVTVGYYDQQLRGVDEGSTLYLEAREYVEKDAEAHDLLGTYMFPYLSHDKSVQVLSGGERARLALLKLAQEDHNFLVLDEPTNHLDIEMLESLEGALDDFSGTLLMVSHDRRLIEHLADRIWLIEDGQFYEYPGGWQYYLEKHRPAAKEVVTKVTAPRQNPANPKGKGLWHLKREVEKLESEVGELEAKLAQAQARLAQAGPDADFAALGHEAAELEAQLLTVMEAWEQAQAEVEARS; encoded by the coding sequence GTGTTGCTGGCCCTCGAAGACGTTCAAAAAGACTACGGCGCCCAGCCGGTGCTCAGCAGCGTGAGCCTGCAGATCAACCCGGGCGACCGCATCGGGCTGGTGGGGCGCAACGGCGCCGGCAAGAGCACCTTGCTGCGCCTGTTGCTGGGCAGCGAGCAGCCGGACGCCGGCACCGTGCGCATCTTTCCCGGCGTGCGGGTGGGCAGCCTGACCCAGGACCCCAGCTTTCCGCCGGGCAGCACGGTGGGCAGCGTGATGGAAGCGGCCTTTCACGAACTCGACGCGCTGGAAGCCGAGCTGGAGCAAGCCGCCGCTGCCATGCACCACGGCACCGCCGAGAGCATCGAGCACCACGCCGAACTGCTGGAGCACTACGCCCGCCGGGGCGGCTTCGAGCGCCGGGCGCGCAAGGACGCCGTGACGCTGGCCTTCGGGTTCCGGGGGCGCGAACACGACGACACCGCCCGGCTCTCCGGCGGTGAGCGCACCCGCCTGGGCCTGGCAGCCCTGCTGGTCGAGAACCCCGACGTGCTGCTGCTCGACGAGCCGACCAACCACCTCGACATCGTGATGGTGGAGTGGCTGGAGGGCTTCCTGTCGCGCTATCCCGGCGCGGTGCTGGTGATCAGCCACGACCGCGCTTTTCTCGACGCCGCCACCAACGAAACCGCCCACCTGTGGCGCGGCGAGGTCAAGGTCTATCCCGGCGGGTACACCACTTTCCGCACCGCCCTCGACGAGGAACTCGAGCGCCAGAGCGCCCGCGCCGAGCAGGACGCCCGCAAGATCGCCGCGCTGGCTGCCTCCACTGCCCGCATGAAGATCTGGGGCCTGGGCATGTCCAAGCTGGCCCGCCGCGCCAGCAGCATGGAAACCCGGCTGGAAAGGCTCAAGAAGGGCGCCACCGCGCCGCCGCCGAAGGCCGAGCGCACTGCCCGGATTCTCTTTCACGCTCCCGAGAGCGGCGACATCGTGCTCGACGCCCGCCACCTCACCAAGCGCCTGGCGGGACGCACCCTCTTTGAGAACGTACAGGTGCAGATTCGCCGGGGCGAGCGGGTGGCTTTGATCGGGCGCAACGGGGCCGGCAAAACCACCCTGCTGCGCATGCTGCTGGGCCTCTCGCCCAGCGACGACCCCCGGGGCGAGAGCCGCACCGGGGCCAGGGTCACGGTGGGCTACTACGACCAGCAACTGCGCGGCGTGGACGAGGGCAGCACCTTATATCTCGAGGCGCGCGAGTACGTCGAGAAGGACGCCGAGGCCCACGACCTGCTCGGCACCTACATGTTTCCCTACCTCAGCCACGACAAATCGGTGCAGGTGCTTTCCGGCGGCGAGCGGGCGCGGCTGGCGCTCCTGAAACTGGCCCAGGAAGACCACAACTTCCTGGTGCTCGACGAGCCGACCAACCACCTCGACATCGAGATGCTCGAAAGCCTGGAAGGGGCGCTCGACGATTTTTCCGGCACCTTGCTCATGGTCAGCCACGACCGGCGCCTCATCGAGCATCTGGCCGACCGCATCTGGCTGATCGAGGACGGGCAGTTCTACGAGTACCCCGGCGGCTGGCAGTACTACCTCGAAAAGCACCGGCCCGCCGCCAAGGAAGTGGTGACCAAGGTCACAGCACCGCGCCAGAACCCGGCCAATCCCAAGGGCAAGGGCCTGTGGCACCTCAAGCGCGAGGTGGAGAAACTGGAAAGCGAGGTGGGGGAGCTCGAGGCGAAGCTGGCGCAGGCGCAGGCGCGCTTGGCCCAGGCAGGCCCGGACGCCGACTTCGCCGCGCTGGGACACGAGGCCGCCGAACTCGAAGCGCAGCTGCTGACTGTCATGGAAGCCTGGGAACAGGCCCAGGCCGAAGTCGAGGCCCGCAGCTAG
- a CDS encoding CHASE2 domain-containing protein, with protein MPRPERLLLAALAAVLAACVFALVPINPPLRDVLNRNLPAPPDPRVVVVGIDDLSLQTYGPQDRWDRALYARALDTLREAGARAVGLDIRFAAPAPGDAALARAVGRPGVVLASSLQQPQGARDWNATYGVSAFTLSRGAVRTFQTAYRGESGTLWPSLSAQLARLAGVPRPLSTEPQVLRATISDPQALPVLSFRDVVGGNLRATDVQNKVVLIGLTASGLPGTTLLDSRLDLVPGVVLQARAVSSLLSEPFRRVSPWITWPLCAALAASAVLLGGLWGFGLALLGLTLSAPLFLNGWLFPGITVSLSAIIGTAFAAGERVWTLRRIGTLDPLTGLGNRLAFTRAAENRWPGRATRPVGLLLVDLGGLKRITEVHGQLAGDELLREVAQALRLGRTRRDLVFRWGSDEFAVLVDPASDVARLAQQLQTTLAALHYKDMPLQVSLGQAVSTPQMTQPSELVEQASRDRYRTRYRLQQR; from the coding sequence ATGCCGCGCCCTGAGCGCCTGCTGCTCGCCGCGCTCGCCGCCGTGCTCGCCGCGTGCGTCTTCGCCCTGGTGCCGATCAATCCGCCGCTGCGCGACGTGCTCAACCGCAATCTGCCGGCGCCGCCGGACCCGCGCGTGGTGGTCGTGGGCATCGACGACCTGAGCCTGCAGACCTACGGCCCGCAAGACCGCTGGGACCGTGCCCTCTACGCCCGCGCCCTGGACACGCTGCGTGAGGCCGGAGCGCGGGCGGTGGGCCTGGACATTCGGTTCGCGGCCCCCGCGCCCGGCGACGCGGCCCTGGCGCGGGCGGTCGGCCGCCCCGGCGTGGTGCTGGCCAGCAGCCTACAGCAGCCGCAGGGCGCCCGCGACTGGAACGCCACTTACGGCGTGTCGGCGTTCACCCTCAGCCGCGGCGCGGTGCGGACGTTTCAGACCGCTTACCGCGGCGAGAGCGGGACGCTGTGGCCCAGCCTGAGTGCCCAGCTCGCCCGGCTGGCGGGGGTGCCCCGGCCGCTGAGCACCGAGCCGCAGGTTCTGCGCGCCACCATTTCCGATCCCCAGGCCCTGCCGGTCTTGTCGTTCCGGGACGTGGTGGGCGGCAACCTGCGCGCCACCGACGTGCAGAACAAGGTGGTGCTGATCGGCCTGACCGCCAGCGGCCTGCCGGGCACGACGTTGCTCGATTCGCGCCTCGACCTGGTGCCGGGGGTGGTGTTGCAGGCGCGGGCGGTGTCCTCGCTGCTCTCCGAACCGTTCAGACGGGTCAGCCCCTGGATCACCTGGCCGCTGTGCGCGGCGCTGGCCGCCTCGGCGGTGCTGCTCGGGGGGCTGTGGGGCTTCGGGCTGGCGCTGCTTGGGCTCACGCTCAGCGCCCCGCTTTTTCTTAACGGCTGGCTGTTTCCCGGCATCACCGTGTCTCTCTCGGCCATTATCGGCACCGCCTTCGCCGCCGGCGAGCGCGTCTGGACGCTGCGGCGCATCGGCACCCTCGATCCGCTGACCGGCCTGGGCAACCGTCTGGCCTTTACCCGCGCCGCCGAAAACCGCTGGCCGGGCCGGGCCACCCGGCCGGTGGGCCTGCTGCTGGTGGACCTGGGCGGGCTGAAGCGCATCACCGAGGTTCACGGCCAGCTGGCCGGCGACGAGTTGCTGCGCGAAGTGGCCCAGGCGCTGCGGCTGGGCCGGACCAGACGAGATCTGGTGTTTCGCTGGGGCAGCGACGAGTTCGCCGTGCTGGTGGACCCGGCCTCCGACGTGGCTCGGCTGGCCCAGCAGCTGCAGACCACGCTCGCGGCGCTGCACTATAAGGACATGCCGCTGCAGGTTAGCCTAGGGCAGGCGGTCAGCACGCCGCAGATGACCCAGCCTTCCGAACTCGTCGAGCAGGCATCCAGGGACCGTTACCGCACCCGCTACCGCCTGCAGCAGCGCTGA
- a CDS encoding gamma carbonic anhydrase family protein: MPRYTLGEFSPQVDASAFVAPSADLIGRVSVGDQASVWFGAVLRGDLEAVTVGERSNVQDGAVLHTDPGFPCTLGREVTVGHRAIVHGASCEDGSLVGMGAVMLNGSRLGQGAVLGAGALLAEGREVPDGMLALGVPAKVVRPVEAADNAGRYVQNASRYRAELRPAAPEVQPGDTP; the protein is encoded by the coding sequence ATGCCCCGCTACACCCTGGGTGAGTTCTCTCCGCAAGTGGACGCTTCGGCCTTCGTCGCGCCGAGCGCCGACCTGATCGGGCGGGTGAGCGTCGGGGACCAGGCCTCGGTGTGGTTCGGGGCGGTGCTGCGCGGCGACCTCGAAGCCGTCACGGTGGGCGAACGCAGCAACGTGCAGGACGGCGCGGTGCTGCACACCGACCCCGGCTTTCCCTGCACCCTGGGACGTGAGGTGACGGTGGGCCACCGGGCCATCGTGCACGGCGCGAGCTGCGAGGACGGCAGTCTGGTGGGCATGGGCGCGGTGATGCTCAACGGCAGCCGCCTGGGCCAGGGCGCGGTGCTGGGGGCCGGCGCATTGCTGGCCGAGGGCCGCGAGGTGCCCGACGGCATGCTGGCCCTGGGCGTGCCGGCCAAGGTGGTGAGGCCAGTGGAAGCGGCGGACAACGCCGGGCGCTACGTGCAGAATGCCTCCCGCTACCGCGCCGAGCTGCGTCCGGCCGCGCCGGAAGTTCAGCCGGGAGACACGCCATGA
- the tsaB gene encoding tRNA (adenosine(37)-N6)-threonylcarbamoyltransferase complex dimerization subunit type 1 TsaB has protein sequence MELPITLALDTATPYLALGLLTPHGEFSWRQEVDRAHAEALPGAVQALLGEAGVDPRQLGQLVVGTGPGSYTGVRVGASYALGLGRAIGAAVVGLPSLESLIDAGTEGEQAVSLDARKGQVYGAVYRVLGGVVVEEVLPAAKYPRETFAAEVGGRLWRQDPAPDALVLARSGAARGRSDWQLQYL, from the coding sequence GTGGAGTTGCCGATCACGCTCGCTTTAGACACGGCCACGCCTTACCTGGCGCTGGGCCTGCTGACGCCGCACGGTGAGTTCAGCTGGCGGCAGGAAGTCGACCGCGCCCACGCCGAGGCGTTGCCTGGCGCGGTGCAGGCGCTGCTCGGCGAGGCCGGCGTGGACCCCCGGCAGCTCGGGCAGCTCGTCGTCGGCACCGGGCCGGGGTCGTATACCGGGGTGCGGGTGGGGGCCAGTTACGCGCTGGGCCTGGGGCGGGCCATCGGCGCGGCCGTGGTGGGCCTGCCCAGCCTGGAAAGCCTGATCGACGCCGGGACGGAGGGCGAGCAGGCGGTGTCGCTCGACGCCCGCAAGGGTCAGGTCTACGGCGCGGTGTACCGGGTGCTCGGCGGCGTGGTGGTGGAGGAAGTGCTGCCGGCGGCCAAGTATCCGCGTGAAACGTTTGCCGCCGAGGTAGGCGGGCGGCTCTGGCGGCAGGACCCGGCCCCCGACGCCCTGGTGCTGGCCCGCTCCGGCGCGGCGCGGGGGCGCAGCGACTGGCAGTTGCAGTACCTCTGA